From Salminus brasiliensis chromosome 12, fSalBra1.hap2, whole genome shotgun sequence:
TTGGCTTATTCGGTGTCTGGATTACATTCCTGCAATCAGAGAAATGCTCCTGAGATGTCTTCAAGTGTCAACCATGAGGATTGTGGAAAGTTGCCATTGGGCCATAGGCTATTTAAGGGgttacatttacagtagattTATGCTCAGGATTGACAGCTGGTCAGCGTTAGCTTTAGTAGCAAATTTGAAAATTCTTTTTTTGTGGCTTTAGATGTGCTATTAGGGTGTATACCTTCATTTAAATAACTATGTGGTTAAAAAAAGCATTGTTAAGATCACAGTTACTGGTTAGAATTGTAAACAAAAGGCCTATATTGCTCTTAGCATCAGGGTAAGCATTACACATCCTAAATCCTGTACCTTCTCCACAGCTGGGAGCCCATTGTGAAATACATAAATGAGCAGTATGAGAAATATCTCAAGGAGGAGCTGCACATCAACAGGAAGCGGAGAATCCCTGACACTCGTGTCCACTGCTGCGTCTACTTCCTGCCGGCCACGGGACACTGGTGGGTGTTGCATCCTCCTGTGTTCTTTTCACAGCTAATGTTAATGCTAAGATGTTAGAAAGATGGTTGAGATGAAGACGATGTTTGAGAAATCAGCTTTGAACAGATGACCTTGACCACTTAAGCCATGGTTGGTGTCGGAGGTTTCCTTCTATATTTTTGTTCTGGagatatgaggctaatgttTTAATCAATCAACCAGCGatcaaaaataaattaataaaataaaacaaatgaaaataatttTGAATAAACTtgaactaaaacaaaaaaataatagaagaTTAGAGAATAGAAAATGAACTATGATTTATTTAGTAAGAAAGAACAATAAAATAGATAAACAATTAatagaaattaataaaataaaatcagagtTATGggctaaaatgtaaaaaaaaataatttaattttattaaaataattgaaattaagttaaattaacttttaaaataataacttaaacaacaaaacaaaatgatgcagtttaaaacaaaacaagatcAAATTAGAAAGCTAACATGAAGCTAAACttactaaattaaaataataaataatgaaaaataatgaataatgatatgaaaaataaacaaacaaacaaaaacaataaaaatataataaacagtTACCAGTGGAGGTGGTAGAAAAGTAGCTAAGTAGCTAACTAGTAAAGGGAGCTTATGTATGTTAATTAGCAATGTGCTAACTGAAATGCCTAGATCAGCATCTCCAAATTCCAAAATTATGCTCCCTATTTAGAGGTTCTGAAGCCATACGATTGAGGATACCACTCCAGAACTCCAAAAATCATTTAGTATCATTGTTCTGAGAATGCAATCTGGATTTTGACTCTTTTACCCACTTCGCTAAAACAGTGCTATCACTTTGAATTTCGCCCATATTTTGGTAAATTTTTTTGAATGTTTTTGAAATTACTACAACTTACTCGACACAATTGGAAGAATTTAGGCATAGACTACACAATGCAGTTGATAAGCTATTAGCTTTCATCACCTGTTAGCTactttagccttgtagctccagtcaGTACTAATAAAAAAGCAAACTTCACAAGCCATACATGTCTACATTTGGGGCTTTGAAAGGAGGAAATactgtaaattacatttttcactcaactattcctttaaaatgCTGATTCAGCTCGGCTCTCCAAAGCAGCTCACGCTCCCTAATGGCCTAGCCGCAACACTGGGCGGTGATTTACGGATTAGAAGGCTCGAGGAAGGCTGCAGTGCCCTTGATTGAAATGGCGACCTGCTGACCTTCAGAGAAAATTGAGCTTTGTCCACTTTCTTCCACCGGATCGGATTTCACCAGAACATGCTGGAAAAACAGCACAGGCTCAGGGATCGGAGAGCCTTGTGATCTGCACAGGCTGATATTGTAATGTTTGTGTAATTCATACTGCAGCTGTACAACTGCTCGGGAATTATTTAGATGTGATTGGCTGACCAGAAGGACACTGCTTAGCCTAAACCAAGAGTACATTTCAATCTTCTTGTCTTAGAAGCTTAGAAAAGCTGTGTTAGTCATAAGTCTACTGCGGCTCTTCAGATCCGTTATGAAGAGTAGCAGCTTTGTGGATAGAGGCATTTGCCTGTATATAACAATACCAATGATCCAGCTGAGGCAGAATTATGGGTAGACACTTTTAATGTTATAGATGTAAACTCTAATccaggggtgggcaatggggggtggagtccagcacagtttgcttaTTGCCTGCTGTAGCAGACCTACTAACCCTGGCAATTAACAgaggagttgaaagtctgtgcaGGAACCTGGCCTTCCACGACCAGAATTGGCCGTCTCTGCTCTAATCTGTAACACCAATTACCCAAGTCAAAGCAGAAGCAGCATTAAGGGTAGACACTCTCAACCATAACACCAATGACCCGGCCGAAACTGAAGCAGCTTTAAAGGTAGACAGCTTTAATCGTAACACCAATGACCCGGCCGAAACTGAAGCAGCATTAAGGGTAGACAGTTTTAACCGTAACACCAATGACCCAGCCGAAACTGAAGCAGCATTAAGGGTAGACAGTTTTAACCGTAACACCAATGACCCAGCCGAAACTGAAGCAGCATTAAGGGTAGACATGCTTAACCGTAACATCAATGACGTGGTCAAAACTGAAACACCATTAACGGCAGACAGTTTCAATCGTAACACCAATGACCTGGCCGACACTGAAGCAGCATTAAGGGTAGACACTCTCAACCGTAACACCAATGACGTGGCCAAAACTGAAGCAGCATTAAGGGTAGACACTCTCAACCGTAACACCAATGACCTGGCCGACACTGAAGCAGCATTAAGGGTAGACACTCTCAACCGTAACACCAATGACGTGGCCAAAACTGAAGCAGCATTAAGGGTAGACACTCTCAACCGTAACACCAATGACTCGGCCGAAACTGAAGCAGCATTAAGGGTAGACACTCTCAACCGTAACACCAATGACCCGGCCGAAACTGAAGCAGCATTAAGGGTAGACATCCTCAACCATAACCCCAGTGAGCAGGATTGTGAATCCATTCTCTAAACTGTTACACCAATGACAAAGCTGAGGCAAAGTTGTAGATAAACACTCCGGACTGTAATACCAATGACGTAGCCGAGGCTGAGGCAGTATTATGAATAGACACTCTGAACCATCACACCGATGAACTGTCCAAGGCTAAAGCAGTGTTATGGATATACACTCTCAACTGTAACACCAAAGACTTGGGTGAAGCCGAGGCAGGATTGCAGGTCGACAGTCTGTAAACTGTCACACTAATGACCCAAACAAAGCTGAGGCACAGCTGTGGGTACCTGAAGCTCTGAACTGTCTCAGATGTGAGCAAATTCTATtcactgatctaggatcagtgtTTATCTTTCATAGCAGCATAAGTGCAGATATGTGAAACTGATCCCAGACCAGAAGAAATGCAGGTTCTTCAGTCGCTGACCCCAGGTGTTTCCACAGGTTGCGCCCTATTGATGTGGAGTTCATGAAGAGGCTGGGGAAGATTGTAAGCATTGTGCCGGTCATTGCCAAAGCAGACACACTGACCATGGAGGAGAGGCTAGAGTTCAAACAGAGGGTAAGCAGACATTCATCTTCATCATATAATATTTTGCCTTTTTCTGACTTAATAATCCGAAGTGTCCTTAATCCAATGAGGTCATTGTCCGACAGCCATGAtttacacacattcatacatatGCATAAGCATACATATATGCACAAACATACATCAACAGtatatacacacgcacacaaacaaacaagtgttGATGTTGTTGTCGTTAATGTTGAATGTATGGCTCCTGGCACTGCAGTCTGGGCCTTGTGCCAAGGGCTGTCCCTGTGGAGCGTTTTTGGACAGCTATGTCCCCGCTCGGTGTGTGTCCTATCAATACACCCCAAACAACATCCCTAATGATCTGTCATTTCGGACCATTATCCACAGCCGTCTCTCTGCGGCTGAATGGATCCAGAagaacaatgtgtgtgtgtgtgtgtgatgcttcAGATAGTACCTCCATGCATTACAGCCAGTATAAGAGCCTCTTAGCAtgtcatattcatatttttggttaatgtactgtatatacaataaaatacaatgTAGTAAATATGAACTCAACACCAGAATATATTTTtagtaaatgataaataatatacTGTTTGTTATCTGCCTCGAGATTTGATCACAATGTTCGAAATAGGAAGCATTTTggatttcttcttcttcgtGGATATGCATTTTATTAGAATCTCATAACTAATATTAgtttattaatgtaattttgGTTACGAATTTGATTAGAACCTCATAACtaatattagtttattagaAAAACATTCTGGATATTCATCTCATTAGTAATATTAGTTTATTACAATGCCATCCTGGATATAATTTTTATTAGTACCTCATTAGTAATATTAGCTTATTAAAATAGTctagatatgaatgttattagaatctCATtactaatattaatttaatacaacttaatttaactttattaaactgtgtttttagttagtttttgtttttttcttatattaatttattagaacctaattctggatattatgtttataactatatattattggtattattattaataatacaattattattattattattatttgcacttgtttttatattattattgttattattatgttgaGGGTCATTTTATAGATCGTTCTGGACACAGCATCAACATTTTATATAACCAAACTGGCTTCATTTAATCAAAACAGTAATTCCGAACTTTTGAACAGTGGTCTGTTTACTCCCACATGTTTGCTTAAGTGTAAGCATATGACCGTGCTGTTGGAAAAAAAGCCACAGGGATTTCAGGCCTGTAAAATACAACAGCAGGAGCTAGAGGGAGTGAAGTGTTCATATTTCACccagagggagtgtgtgtgagcatgtgagtGTGAGcttgagtctgtgtgtgtgcacaaaagTGTGTAAACATCTCTGTAAATCTGTCTGAGTGGaagcctcactctctctctctctctatctctctgcctGCAGATAAGACAGGGCCTGCAGGCCAATGGGATCAGAGTGTATCCACAGAAGGAATATGATGAGGACGCTGAGGAGAGGATACTAAACGACAGGATCAGGGTAAGAGTGGGCTTCAACTGTGGAAAATCCATTATTTATGATAtttctaccacacacacacacacacacgcacacacacacacacacacacagtgtgtatatttacatatatagtacatatatCTAAATGCATATAAAAAAGGGGGGATGCATTTATAcacaaaataatgaaaacacTGGATGACATCTTCGTCCTCAGTGCCCATTTTAAAAGGTACACCTGCCATATAGAGTAGTGCTGACTCTTGCTTATCTGCTGGTGCACAATTTGTCAGTGCAAACTGACCATCGTTGGCCACGCATCCTCCAGATGGCGGACCCCACTCAGCACAGCATTGATACTGAAACACCCATGGCATTTTACTGCATGCTGCATCTTTTTCCAAGGCACAGTTTATGTCAGTCATCCTCTGGCACTTAATCGGTGGTCAGTTCCTGACCACAGAGCTGGATACAATGGTCTGTCGACCTAGCTATAATATTCAAGTGTGTACTCACTGCAGGCCCCACACACTCTACCACACCACCAACATAGCACTGcaactgctgtgctgagaatagttcaccacccaaataataatatatgtggtcagtggtggtggtctCCACTGGTCTCTGTTGATGGATGGGGCTAAGAGGGGCACAGTCATTGGCCAGCAGTAGAAGGGGGCTGTATGTAAATATGTCACTCTCAGAACCAGACTTTAgaaaaccttgtacctccaaaacagcagctttacaggagaaggaaaatcccttctgaactttcaatggaaacatttatattggtccattcatcatgaaatttgggcATAATTGCCAGAATCACATCATcttgaaaaatattttttttccaaaagtttgtggacacctcttccaGTGAATGCACCTCTTcatcagcttttttttaaaattccaaAGCTCAGTTACTTTGTTTGGAAAACTGAAATTTATGAGATAattgaaaaaaatgtaatttcaaaaatattttagattttattggaattttttcttttcaattttggatttttttttttgcaagatgAAAAATATTGTTAGGGCTGGTTGTGCGTGTTGAGGCATATGACAGTCCTTACCTTCCCAGTGTTGGGAGTACTGTGATTGGAGGAGAggactaatgagtgggttgagTAATAGGCAATCTAGAAAATTGGGTACAaattcaaaaaaagaaaaaaagtcatgtAAAtatactattttggagatatgaggtttcaTTCATTTATACTGTATGTTATGTACATGTTATGACCTGGGTCAGTGGTCTATGCAGAGTGTGTAATCCTGGGTGTTTTTTTCAGGAAAGCATCCCCTTTGCTGTGGTGGGAACAGACAAGGAGCACCAGGTGAACGGGAACAAAGTCTTAGGCCGAAAAACCAAATGGGGGATCATAGAAGGTGAGATTCTGAGGCACGGTGGTTTCAACAGATCACATTTTTGTGCCTCTGAAACTGCGTAGGTGTCTCTTTTTACAAACGGTGCTTGTCTATACTTTAttcaacactgccatctagtggtttTGTTCAAATTTACACCAAAGACATAACAACAGACGTCCTTCACTCATGCTCTCAATCACTGGTGTTCTCCAACACTGATTTTCTCCtcaattttatttttgtctgcAGTTGAAAATGTTGCGCATTGTGAGTTTGCCCACTTGAGAGATCTGCTTATTAGGTAAGTTGTTGTTTCGCTCCTCTTCCATAGTCCTTCTGACTGCTTATGAAAGATGTAAGATTCAACCACTTTCCACCTTATTGTGAGTTTAAGCATCTTActttaaaatacagtaaaaatggaCCGCAAAGGACCTGCCAGGACACCATTTGGTGGATGGTCCTTGACCTTAAAGACCCCATTCAAAAATATTAGTTGACCTTTACACCTTCAAACACACCTCagatcattgtggccaaacattCGTCAGTCTTTGGCTATTCTGACTGTAAGTCTTCTCATCAGGCCAgaaatctttttctttgtccatgtggtccagctgcaggggcttctttcttggatgGCTGCCCCTTAGTCCACAGTGATGTAAAGCTatcttgactgtagacagtgagaTTCCAGTTCACCTCTGGTGGTTCTTGGCTTGTTCCTGGCCATGCTAACCAGGATGACAGTTTGGGTCATCTTCCAGACCTtagcaaagtggctacacctcccaatagTCTGCTGTTGTTCAGAAATGGCTCCAAGACCCTCATCTTCCTTTTTTTAGATCAGCATTCCTGACCTTCATTGATCttccattgtactgtgtgttggtcaatccaatgagtgctgtcagACATCAGTCATGCTCTCAAGCCCTATTCTGAATCAGTTGTATTCCATTTCTAGGTCCCACCTGCAAGATCTGAAGGACGTCACCCACAACATCCACTACGAGACGTACCGGGTGAGGAGACTGAACGAGAGCAATGCCAATGGACTGGGCCTTTCTGCTCTGAGCCTGGAGAACGGTACCGCCGAGAAGAGCGAGGCTGAGAGCCAGCTTTGAAGGGGCCGACGTCTGTGTGGAGGGACGCACTCCCTgcaaactcttctcacagtcctGCTTAACGTGATCAAGGCCTTGTTGGCCTCCAAGCCCCTTAATGGGAGAGAACTTTTTTCTGGAAGAGCAAGAAACGTGTAGAGCACCACGGTGGAACGTTTGACTAAAGACATTCCTGCTAAAGTAAAGGCATTTAAACGTCATATATGAGTCTATTTTTTAAAGGAGTTTTATATTGTGGGTCGGGTTTTGTGGGAAGTTAAAGAAAATAAGCCTGAGAAAGGAAGCCGACGATGGCGGCGAGGATGAtggcgatgatgatgatgataataatgtgTGAAGAAGGATGTCGAGATGAAAGATGTGAAAGAGGAAATGGAAGACAGCATTTCGATCAGGGTGCCGCTTGCATCTCTCTCGCTTGTTGTTTTACGTTAACCGCTCTTCTAGGCCTTTTCTAAAAAGAGAACAAGTGAAATTAGACACCTATTTTTGTTACCGTGCTCGCTTTCGGGTCAGAGTGTATGTTTCTAACGCTAgctatttcctttttttttgtactgctTTCGAGGAAGAATTGCTGTGATGAAATGTTGCGTTTTTGATACGTAAGAGCAATATTACCAAAAACAGATCCTTCTTATCCTGACATGAACCCTCAAGGTGTCAAGCACGTTTACGTCTTTAGGTAATGACGATGAAAGCAAAGggagcgaaaaaaaaaaacgatatGACTTTTTGAttcatatattaataaaataagtgTCCTGAAGGAGCAGAATATTTCAATATCATACACAagctgttcaaaagtttgcaACACCCcagaattcagaattcaggTTCCTCTCCTGAGGACACACTTCTGCAGCGTTTTACAGCATGATTACTGCGTATTTGCTTCATTTAACATAACGTCAATCAAAAACGAGAAGTTAGGGTGTGTGAAAAAGTAGTGGCATGTTAAGTAGTTTCAGAGTTCTGAAAATGGAactgtgtctaaaatgtgccGAAAAAGGACATTCATAAAATGTAAGggggcttcaaatggttctttgagggatgccgtAGAAAAAGCTttcaattggtaaagaacctgtaTATTAATTGATTGACAGCAGTTGTCAGTGGAAGAGGCGGcagctggctttgcatgtatcagagaagACGTggtaagtccttaccctcccagtgACGGGAGCATGGCTAGTACAAGGG
This genomic window contains:
- the septin12 gene encoding neuronal-specific septin-3 isoform X3, coding for MEEEREVELQVEEEEEQPEVMKQPEQPPPCLSEPNTQGIIRGSDLFGYVGIEAVLDQMRRKTMKAGFEFNIMVVGQSGLGKSTLVNTLFKSKVSRKSCTPNYEENISKTVHLQSVSHIIEEKGVKMRLTVIDTPGFGDQINNENCWEPIVKYINEQYEKYLKEELHINRKRRIPDTRVHCCVYFLPATGHWLRPIDVEFMKRLGKIVSIVPVIAKADTLTMEERLEFKQRIRQGLQANGIRVYPQKEYDEDAEERILNDRIRESIPFAVVGTDKEHQVNGNKVLGRKTKWGIIEVENVAHCEFAHLRDLLIRSHLQDLKDVTHNIHYETYRVRRLNESNANGLGLSALSLENGTAEKSEAESQL
- the septin12 gene encoding neuronal-specific septin-3 isoform X2 yields the protein MREDTAQELDTELEPPVRMEEEREVELQVEEEEEQPEVMKQPEQPPPCLSEPNTQGIIRGSDLFGYVGIEAVLDQMRRKTMKAGFEFNIMVVGQSGLGKSTLVNTLFKSKVSRKSCTPNYEENISKTVHLQSVSHIIEEKGVKMRLTVIDTPGFGDQINNENCWEPIVKYINEQYEKYLKEELHINRKRRIPDTRVHCCVYFLPATGHWLRPIDVEFMKRLGKIVSIVPVIAKADTLTMEERLEFKQRIRQGLQANGIRVYPQKEYDEDAEERILNDRIRESIPFAVVGTDKEHQVNGNKVLGRKTKWGIIEVENVAHCEFAHLRDLLIRSHLQDLKDVTHNIHYETYRVRRLNESNANGLGLSALSLENGTAEKSEAESQL